Proteins from a genomic interval of Clostridium scatologenes:
- a CDS encoding nitroreductase family protein yields MMKVDTEKCVGCGLCIKDCFPKDIEMVDNKAKINNVTCFKCGHCIAVCPKAAITTDEYNMEDVKEYNKKDFSIQPDSLLNFIKFRRTIRQFENKTVEQEKLSKIIEAGRFTQTGSNMQDVSYIVVEKGIQELKALTLKSLKKTGEAMLANLTPQTMVYKRYAELWIKMYEEYLQNPDFNDKLFFNAPALIIVTANSVVDGALASSNMELMTNALGLGTFFSGFFVRAAQDNKEILEFLGVKEGKQVVTCMVIGYPKVKYMRTVPRKSADISWK; encoded by the coding sequence ATGATGAAAGTAGATACTGAAAAGTGTGTAGGATGTGGATTATGTATTAAGGATTGTTTTCCAAAGGACATAGAAATGGTTGATAACAAGGCTAAGATTAACAATGTAACTTGTTTTAAATGTGGCCATTGTATAGCAGTATGTCCTAAAGCAGCAATAACAACTGATGAATACAATATGGAAGATGTAAAAGAATATAATAAAAAAGATTTTTCAATACAGCCTGATAGTTTATTGAATTTCATTAAGTTTAGAAGAACTATAAGACAATTTGAAAATAAAACAGTAGAACAAGAAAAGCTTTCTAAAATCATAGAGGCAGGAAGATTTACTCAAACTGGCAGTAACATGCAGGATGTGTCTTATATAGTAGTAGAAAAAGGAATCCAAGAGCTTAAAGCCTTAACTCTTAAAAGCTTGAAAAAAACAGGAGAAGCTATGCTAGCTAATCTAACTCCTCAGACTATGGTATATAAAAGATATGCTGAGTTGTGGATAAAAATGTATGAAGAATATTTACAAAATCCTGATTTCAATGACAAATTATTCTTCAATGCTCCAGCATTAATAATTGTTACAGCTAATTCAGTTGTAGATGGTGCCTTAGCTTCTTCAAACATGGAGTTAATGACTAATGCCTTAGGTCTTGGAACCTTCTTCAGTGGATTTTTCGTAAGAGCTGCACAGGACAATAAAGAGATTTTAGAATTTCTTGGAGTTAAAGAAGGTAAACAAGTTGTTACCTGTATGGTGATAGGCTATCCAAAAGTTAAATACATGAGAACTGTACCAAGAAAATCTGCGGATATATCTTGGAAATAA
- a CDS encoding aromatic amino acid transport family protein has product MIQEKLQDSREYKNPNKWHSQDTTWAMSLFGTAIGAGVLFLPINAGAGGILSLLLITIIAFPIMYFSHRAMAKMIYFSKSGDKGITATVREYFGNTASKVFDVVYFFSIYSILIMYAVSLTNTAKSFIENQLHMQAPPRMILSLILVLFLIFIVNFGQDVTVKVMSYLVYPFIATLVFLSIYLIPQWNVSNLSLAGNFTPANGNVGITTVLGIAWFILPIIVFSFNHSPMISTFVVKQRETYGMENVDRKCAQIQKVCYTVTICVVLFFVFSTVLSVTSGDLALAKKENLPVLSFLANKYKMPLFAYGAPIIALVAITKSFLGHYIGAYEGLEDIIVQGAKSCGKDLNGKTVKNIIVVFMILTCWLVAYADPSILDLIDMVNAPLIAIILFLLPMYAIYKVPTLSKYKKNLSNIFVIVVGLLVVLSSIKAFF; this is encoded by the coding sequence ATGATTCAAGAAAAATTACAAGACTCGAGAGAATATAAAAATCCTAATAAATGGCATAGTCAAGATACAACTTGGGCAATGAGCCTTTTTGGAACAGCAATTGGAGCAGGTGTACTCTTCTTACCAATTAATGCAGGAGCAGGCGGAATATTATCTTTACTTTTAATTACTATAATTGCATTCCCAATCATGTATTTTTCACACAGAGCCATGGCAAAAATGATTTATTTTTCTAAATCTGGTGATAAGGGAATCACAGCCACTGTAAGAGAGTATTTTGGAAATACAGCAAGTAAAGTTTTTGATGTTGTCTATTTCTTTTCTATTTATTCAATACTAATAATGTATGCAGTTTCATTAACTAATACTGCAAAGAGTTTCATAGAAAATCAATTACATATGCAGGCACCACCAAGAATGATATTATCACTTATTTTAGTTCTTTTTCTAATATTCATTGTAAATTTTGGACAAGATGTAACTGTAAAAGTAATGAGCTATCTTGTATATCCATTTATAGCAACTTTAGTTTTTCTATCTATATATTTGATTCCACAATGGAATGTATCAAATTTAAGTTTAGCTGGTAACTTTACACCAGCAAATGGAAACGTTGGTATTACTACTGTGTTAGGAATAGCTTGGTTTATTTTACCAATAATCGTATTTTCATTTAACCATTCTCCAATGATATCTACTTTTGTTGTTAAACAACGTGAAACTTATGGAATGGAAAACGTAGATCGCAAATGTGCTCAAATTCAAAAGGTATGTTATACAGTAACAATTTGTGTTGTATTGTTCTTTGTATTCAGTACTGTTTTAAGTGTAACTTCTGGTGATCTTGCACTTGCTAAAAAAGAAAATCTACCGGTTCTTTCTTTCCTTGCCAATAAATACAAAATGCCATTATTCGCTTATGGAGCACCTATAATTGCTTTAGTTGCAATTACAAAATCTTTCCTTGGACATTATATAGGAGCATATGAAGGTTTAGAAGATATTATTGTTCAAGGTGCTAAATCTTGTGGAAAAGATTTAAATGGTAAAACAGTTAAAAATATTATTGTTGTATTTATGATTCTTACATGTTGGCTAGTTGCTTATGCAGATCCAAGTATTCTTGATCTTATAGATATGGTTAACGCACCACTAATTGCAATAATTTTATTCTTATTACCTATGTACGCAATATACAAAGTACCTACACTATCTAAATACAAAAAAAATCTTAGTAACATATTTGTTATTGTTGTAGGATTACTAGTAGTTTTATCAAGTATTAAAGCATTCTTCTAA
- a CDS encoding helix-turn-helix transcriptional regulator — translation MEILNDRELIEKHIPIAEFISEILGDNCEVLIHDVTNPNHSVIFIKNGHLSGRRIGAPITNLVLNIIQNKSYKNKDFVANYKAEGNLKNFRSASYFIKNEKNEIVGAICINIDIEEYNNVKKLMDKLCFISNDSAKEIEDIKTQEQFYDNVDDILNTMIYDVIRDINIDPQRMSADEKIYVVKQLYDKGTFNLKGAVLEVAKALQVSEPTIYRYLNKFKSSH, via the coding sequence GTGGAAATTTTGAATGACAGAGAATTAATTGAAAAGCATATACCTATAGCAGAATTTATATCAGAAATTTTGGGAGATAACTGTGAAGTTTTAATACATGATGTTACCAATCCAAATCATTCTGTAATATTTATAAAAAATGGACATTTAAGTGGTAGGAGAATAGGTGCTCCTATTACAAATCTAGTCCTTAACATAATACAGAATAAGAGCTACAAAAATAAGGATTTTGTGGCAAATTATAAAGCAGAGGGGAATTTAAAAAACTTTAGATCTGCAAGTTATTTTATAAAAAATGAAAAAAATGAGATAGTAGGAGCAATATGTATAAACATAGATATAGAAGAGTACAATAATGTAAAAAAACTCATGGATAAACTATGTTTTATATCTAATGATTCTGCGAAAGAAATCGAAGATATAAAAACTCAAGAGCAATTCTATGATAATGTAGATGACATTTTAAATACTATGATATATGATGTAATTCGCGATATAAACATAGATCCTCAAAGAATGTCAGCTGACGAAAAAATTTATGTTGTAAAACAATTATACGACAAAGGTACATTTAACCTTAAAGGTGCAGTTTTAGAAGTTGCAAAGGCACTTCAAGTATCAGAACCTACAATATATAGATACCTTAATAAGTTTAAATCGTCTCATTGA
- a CDS encoding phosphoenolpyruvate hydrolase family protein, translating into MDREKLLENIKIQIKNGKRIVGVATGTGMTAKYAEKGGADFLLVLNSGRFRQMGRSSLAGFLPFCNSNDMVMDFASKEIIPLVKDIPIIFGFNATDPMKNMEDYIDKINNMGFSGINNYPTVGILDGKFGEALEEHGCDYLTEVEAIRIAHKKNMFTVAFVFNEAQAEQMISAGADVICVHLGLTGGGLLGAKKVFSLEAAKVKAENIFNKCNELNPNVIKLIYGGPVKTPIDVQYMYNNNEDLMGYIGGSAFERIPSEKSITNITKAFKVSTQLDEEDLMVKMLDGVTKHYNYVEFVKKYVAENYMNQISFLDLAKVAHVSRGYLSSLFKKEVGCSFPEYLVKFRINRAAEIINKENIQLSDLAPLVGYQDYAQFSKMFKKYKGCSPKQYKQSFMT; encoded by the coding sequence ATGGATAGAGAAAAGTTATTGGAGAATATAAAAATACAAATAAAAAATGGAAAACGTATTGTTGGTGTAGCAACAGGTACGGGAATGACAGCGAAGTATGCTGAAAAGGGTGGAGCTGATTTTCTTTTGGTTTTAAACTCAGGTAGATTTCGTCAAATGGGGAGAAGTTCACTAGCAGGATTTTTGCCATTTTGTAATAGTAATGATATGGTAATGGATTTTGCTTCAAAAGAGATAATACCACTAGTAAAAGATATACCTATTATCTTTGGTTTTAATGCAACTGATCCTATGAAGAATATGGAAGATTATATAGATAAAATAAATAATATGGGGTTTTCAGGTATTAATAATTATCCTACTGTTGGAATTTTAGATGGTAAGTTTGGTGAAGCTCTTGAGGAGCATGGATGTGATTATTTAACTGAAGTAGAAGCAATAAGAATAGCTCATAAAAAGAACATGTTTACAGTTGCTTTTGTATTTAACGAAGCGCAAGCAGAGCAAATGATTAGTGCAGGTGCTGATGTTATTTGCGTACATTTAGGTTTAACAGGAGGGGGATTACTTGGAGCAAAAAAGGTTTTTTCCTTAGAAGCTGCAAAAGTTAAAGCTGAAAATATATTTAATAAATGCAATGAGTTAAATCCTAATGTAATTAAATTAATATATGGTGGACCTGTAAAAACACCAATTGATGTTCAATATATGTATAATAATAATGAAGATTTAATGGGATACATAGGAGGATCAGCTTTTGAGAGAATTCCATCAGAAAAATCTATTACAAATATAACAAAAGCTTTTAAAGTATCAACACAGCTTGATGAAGAAGATTTAATGGTTAAAATGTTAGACGGAGTTACAAAGCATTATAATTATGTTGAATTTGTAAAGAAATATGTAGCTGAAAATTATATGAATCAAATCTCATTTTTGGATTTAGCCAAAGTTGCCCATGTATCCAGAGGTTACCTAAGTAGTCTGTTTAAAAAAGAAGTTGGTTGTAGTTTTCCAGAGTATTTGGTTAAGTTTCGCATAAATAGAGCAGCAGAAATTATAAATAAAGAAAATATACAATTATCAGATTTAGCACCATTAGTTGGTTATCAGGATTATGCTCAGTTTAGCAAAATGTTTAAAAAGTATAAAGGCTGTTCTCCAAAACAATATAAACAGAGTTTTATGACATAA
- a CDS encoding SF0329 family protein translates to MSWSKMKQSLESFLCPALYGRVEYGATSYRYLSDKAGQCYIKVDKKNIFNMSDTSTLIKWYKTEQEIKNDQDIQIHINNEEIETVRNDIKGPVPEDRLKVIARNRKVSEYAKEILSAQSVLCKSNFNVVVNKFLTISIEESLDSNDILLNVLALVDRRVGKKRLLKMDEKMRLKHPIVQYFYELRLSV, encoded by the coding sequence ATGAGCTGGAGCAAAATGAAACAAAGTTTAGAGAGTTTTCTTTGTCCTGCATTATATGGTAGGGTAGAATATGGTGCAACTAGCTATAGATATTTATCTGATAAAGCTGGGCAATGTTATATAAAAGTAGATAAAAAGAACATATTCAATATGAGTGATACAAGCACCTTAATCAAATGGTATAAGACAGAACAGGAAATAAAAAATGATCAAGATATTCAAATACATATTAACAATGAGGAAATTGAAACGGTGAGAAATGATATTAAGGGGCCAGTCCCAGAGGATAGATTAAAAGTAATTGCAAGAAATAGAAAAGTATCAGAATATGCAAAGGAAATACTATCTGCACAGTCAGTATTATGTAAATCAAATTTCAATGTTGTAGTGAATAAATTTTTAACTATTTCTATAGAGGAAAGTTTAGATAGTAATGATATCTTATTAAATGTTTTAGCATTGGTGGACAGGCGAGTTGGAAAAAAACGACTTTTAAAGATGGATGAAAAAATGAGATTGAAGCATCCAATTGTACAATATTTTTATGAATTGCGTCTTAGTGTTTGA
- a CDS encoding methylcobamide--CoM methyltransferase has translation MEIFKDEMTSKERREAYFRGEEVDRLPCAIMFEETAAVYAGINVEEYYFDSNKMLESEKFIVRELGAESCGINVTLRGLGEALGSKMGYSDSRASFLIDPVLKDYKMLDNMDVVNPYKDGRLPITLKALGKIKKELGNEVSVGSGVSGPVSAASAIRGTENLMKDFIQNKEAVHKLLDFIVECNLSYVEAVYREHGLTCGIGDPISCGNLISPKQFREFSKPHLSKMIDGMYKITGQKPSLHICGKTKGIWNDLRDLNISAFSVDNCEDIEEVKNALGDKVCLVGNIDPVSIIRNGTVEDVYREVKNCIEKAADSPNGYIVGSGCDIPGGAPIENIKAVIEATKKYSGIVSIGR, from the coding sequence GTGGAGATTTTTAAAGATGAAATGACATCTAAAGAGAGAAGAGAAGCTTATTTTAGAGGTGAAGAAGTAGATAGATTACCTTGTGCTATTATGTTTGAAGAAACCGCAGCAGTATATGCAGGCATAAATGTTGAAGAATATTATTTTGATTCTAATAAAATGTTAGAGTCTGAAAAGTTTATAGTAAGAGAATTGGGAGCGGAAAGCTGTGGAATTAATGTAACTTTAAGAGGACTAGGAGAAGCACTTGGAAGCAAGATGGGGTATAGTGATTCAAGAGCCTCATTTTTAATAGATCCTGTTTTAAAAGATTACAAAATGTTAGATAATATGGATGTTGTAAATCCTTATAAAGATGGACGACTTCCAATAACATTGAAGGCTCTAGGTAAAATAAAAAAAGAATTAGGTAATGAAGTAAGTGTTGGAAGTGGAGTATCAGGGCCTGTTAGTGCAGCATCTGCCATTAGAGGAACAGAAAATCTTATGAAGGATTTTATACAAAATAAAGAAGCTGTACATAAGCTATTGGACTTTATAGTAGAGTGTAATTTATCATATGTTGAAGCCGTTTACAGAGAGCACGGATTGACATGTGGAATAGGTGATCCTATATCCTGTGGAAATTTAATAAGTCCTAAGCAGTTTAGGGAATTTTCAAAACCACATCTTAGTAAAATGATAGATGGCATGTATAAGATAACTGGTCAAAAGCCATCACTTCATATATGTGGAAAAACAAAAGGAATTTGGAACGATCTGCGGGATTTAAATATATCAGCTTTTAGTGTTGACAACTGTGAAGATATAGAAGAAGTTAAAAATGCTCTAGGAGATAAGGTGTGTTTGGTTGGAAATATTGATCCAGTTTCAATCATAAGAAATGGAACAGTAGAAGATGTTTATAGAGAAGTTAAAAATTGTATAGAAAAAGCAGCAGATAGTCCAAATGGCTATATAGTTGGATCTGGATGTGATATTCCTGGTGGTGCTCCAATTGAAAATATAAAGGCAGTTATAGAAGCAACTAAAAAATATAGTGGAATAGTTTCTATTGGAAGATAA
- a CDS encoding TetR/AcrR family transcriptional regulator yields the protein MKKETQNITALRSKTWITEALLTIMKEKEFNKITITEIIKKADLTRQTFYRNFNTKEEVLHEYVKKLYKDCFDEIEQMPQKNMYKILVTYFHYWHKNKDFLLLVKKSKVNHKVMDFYYPYMGKYFDQAIIKLYANSDLEISYMKHFLLGGLVQVKAHWLENNFTENPAQLAELVLKLINPLVYDVKEL from the coding sequence ATGAAAAAGGAAACACAAAATATCACAGCATTAAGATCCAAAACGTGGATTACAGAGGCTCTTTTAACTATAATGAAGGAAAAAGAATTTAATAAAATCACAATTACAGAAATAATAAAAAAGGCTGACTTAACTCGTCAAACCTTTTATAGAAATTTTAATACAAAGGAAGAAGTACTTCATGAATATGTAAAAAAATTATATAAAGACTGTTTTGATGAAATAGAGCAAATGCCTCAAAAGAATATGTATAAAATATTAGTAACTTATTTTCATTATTGGCATAAAAATAAGGATTTTTTGTTATTAGTAAAAAAAAGTAAGGTGAATCATAAAGTTATGGATTTCTATTATCCCTATATGGGCAAATATTTTGACCAGGCAATTATTAAGCTTTATGCTAACTCTGATTTAGAAATATCATATATGAAACACTTTCTATTAGGTGGTTTAGTTCAAGTAAAAGCTCATTGGCTGGAGAATAATTTTACAGAAAATCCTGCACAGCTTGCAGAGCTTGTATTAAAATTGATAAATCCTTTAGTTTATGATGTTAAGGAATTATAG
- a CDS encoding PRD domain-containing protein, with the protein MYKIEKVLNSSIVLAQDDEGKNFILLGKGIGYGKKAGMIIEKQSIEQIFIPVNNNEIEKVSCLMNAIPPELMEVTQDIITYAKNVLNVKFKDSIYFVLADHLNFAIKRFIENISITNRVFWEIKNFYSKEFAVGLYAVKLMNTKFKISLQEEEAANIAFHLVNAQDEKDESLDTMKAAKLVGVIVNIVRYSIKAELDTESIHYSRFITHIKYFVERYFEGRLLNDTDDILYNRLSSKHKEAFLCSLKIDDYFYEKYQRHLPNEELTYLIVHIQRLILKD; encoded by the coding sequence TTGTATAAAATTGAGAAAGTATTAAATTCAAGTATAGTTCTTGCACAGGATGATGAAGGCAAAAACTTTATTCTGCTTGGAAAAGGGATAGGTTATGGTAAAAAAGCTGGTATGATAATTGAAAAGCAGAGTATTGAGCAAATTTTTATACCTGTGAATAACAACGAAATAGAGAAAGTGAGCTGCTTGATGAATGCAATTCCTCCAGAACTTATGGAAGTGACACAGGATATAATAACATATGCTAAGAATGTATTAAATGTTAAATTTAAAGACAGTATATATTTTGTATTAGCAGATCATTTGAATTTTGCTATTAAGCGTTTTATTGAAAATATCAGCATTACAAATAGGGTGTTTTGGGAAATTAAAAACTTCTATTCTAAGGAATTTGCAGTAGGTTTATATGCCGTTAAATTAATGAATACTAAGTTTAAAATTTCTCTCCAAGAAGAAGAAGCAGCCAATATAGCTTTTCATCTAGTAAATGCTCAAGATGAGAAGGATGAATCTTTAGATACAATGAAAGCTGCTAAATTAGTGGGAGTTATAGTTAATATAGTAAGGTATTCCATAAAAGCCGAATTAGACACAGAAAGTATACACTATTCAAGGTTTATTACACATATAAAATATTTTGTAGAACGATATTTTGAAGGTAGGCTTTTAAATGATACTGACGACATTCTTTATAACCGGTTAAGCAGTAAGCATAAAGAAGCATTTTTATGTTCACTTAAGATTGATGATTATTTTTATGAAAAATACCAAAGGCATCTGCCTAATGAAGAATTGACATATTTAATAGTTCATATTCAAAGACTTATATTGAAGGACTAG
- a CDS encoding Tm-1-like ATP-binding domain-containing protein: MKTIAIAGTFDTKGAEYLYVKELIESLGLCTFTIHTGVFKPTFEPDISNSEVAEAAGTNIETLVLKKDRALATEVLSKGMEKLLPELYKQGKFDGIISFGGTGGTSLVTPAMRALPIGVPKIMVSTVASGNTEPYVGTSDIIMMPSVVDVAGLNSISTKIFTNAVFAIVGMLKFENTKVVEKKPLVAATMFGVTTPCITAAREYLEKRGYEVLVFHATGIGGRSMEALINGGFIEGVLDLTTTEWADEIIGGVLNAGPHRLEAAAKNHIPQVVSVGAIDMCNFGPYESVPEKFLSRNLYKHNPTVTLMRTNKEENQEIGLKLAEKLNLSKEKTALFIPLKGVSAIDVEGQPFYGPDEDKVLFDILRNDVNRNVVEIVEMDCDINDVKFAEAAAQKLIDMMKK; encoded by the coding sequence ATGAAGACAATTGCCATAGCAGGAACATTTGACACTAAAGGTGCTGAATATTTATACGTAAAAGAACTAATTGAAAGCTTAGGTTTATGTACTTTTACCATTCATACAGGTGTATTTAAGCCAACCTTTGAACCGGATATATCAAACAGTGAAGTTGCTGAGGCAGCAGGTACAAATATAGAAACTTTAGTATTGAAAAAAGATAGGGCATTAGCAACAGAAGTATTGTCAAAAGGTATGGAAAAGTTACTACCAGAGTTGTATAAACAGGGTAAGTTTGATGGTATTATTTCTTTTGGTGGAACAGGAGGCACTTCACTAGTAACTCCAGCCATGAGGGCGCTTCCTATAGGTGTGCCAAAGATTATGGTTTCAACAGTAGCCTCAGGAAATACTGAACCTTATGTAGGTACTAGCGATATTATTATGATGCCTTCTGTGGTAGATGTTGCAGGTCTTAATTCAATTTCAACAAAAATCTTTACAAATGCAGTATTTGCAATTGTAGGTATGCTTAAATTTGAAAACACAAAGGTTGTGGAGAAAAAGCCGTTAGTTGCAGCCACTATGTTTGGGGTAACAACACCATGTATAACAGCTGCAAGAGAATATCTTGAAAAAAGAGGATATGAAGTTCTTGTATTTCATGCAACAGGCATTGGGGGACGATCAATGGAAGCACTTATAAATGGAGGCTTTATTGAAGGTGTATTAGACCTTACCACTACAGAATGGGCAGATGAAATTATAGGTGGTGTTTTGAATGCAGGACCTCATCGTTTGGAAGCAGCAGCTAAAAATCATATACCACAGGTTGTGTCAGTAGGTGCTATAGATATGTGCAATTTTGGTCCATATGAAAGTGTACCAGAGAAGTTTTTATCCCGTAATTTATATAAGCATAATCCAACAGTAACCCTTATGAGAACAAATAAAGAGGAAAATCAAGAAATTGGTTTGAAGCTTGCTGAAAAGTTAAATCTATCTAAAGAAAAAACAGCCTTATTTATACCTTTAAAAGGAGTATCGGCTATTGATGTAGAAGGTCAACCTTTTTATGGACCAGATGAAGATAAGGTATTATTTGATATATTGAGAAATGATGTAAACAGAAATGTTGTGGAAATAGTAGAAATGGATTGTGATATCAATGATGTGAAGTTTGCAGAAGCTGCAGCACAAAAATTGATAGATATGATGAAAAAATAA
- a CDS encoding glycoside hydrolase family 1 protein, giving the protein MKGLFPKDFFWGGAVAANQCEGAYLEDGKGESTQDHVSAAAFNKTRKVYENIEKDSYFPSHEGIDFYHNYKEDIKLFAEMGFKMFRFSIAWSRIFPTGVEDTPNEAGLKFYDNVFAELKKYNIEPLVTISHYESPFYLTKVYNGWYGREVIDHFVKYCEVLFKRYKNDVKYWITFNEINCLTLDIKAFQGGAILYDEKGNAVQPKEIPEYMRYQALHHQFVASAKVVKLAREINPDFKVGCMLAYITQYPLTCRPEDIMLANEAMQLRNYLCGDVHVRGYYPSFAKTYYKKHRINIKMEDSDEQILREGTVDFCAFSYYQSICVSTNLNEERIQGNILDGIKNPYVKASDWGWQIDPVGLRWTLHQLYDRYQIPLMIAENGLGANDILEEDGIVKDPYRVEYLRSHIKEIGKAISEGVDILGYTWWGPIDVVSLGTGEMKKRYGFIYVDRDNKGKGTLKRYKKQSFEWYKKVIASNGNDLE; this is encoded by the coding sequence ATGAAAGGATTGTTTCCTAAAGATTTTTTCTGGGGCGGTGCAGTTGCAGCGAATCAGTGTGAAGGTGCATATTTAGAAGATGGTAAAGGTGAAAGCACTCAAGACCATGTAAGTGCAGCAGCTTTTAATAAGACAAGAAAAGTATATGAAAATATTGAAAAAGACAGTTATTTCCCATCCCATGAAGGAATAGATTTCTATCATAATTATAAAGAAGATATTAAGTTATTTGCTGAAATGGGCTTTAAAATGTTTCGTTTTTCTATAGCATGGTCAAGAATTTTTCCTACAGGAGTAGAAGATACTCCGAATGAAGCAGGATTAAAATTTTATGATAATGTGTTTGCAGAATTAAAAAAATATAATATTGAGCCACTTGTAACAATTTCTCATTATGAATCTCCATTTTATTTAACAAAGGTGTATAATGGGTGGTATGGAAGAGAAGTAATAGATCATTTTGTAAAGTATTGCGAAGTTCTATTCAAGAGATATAAAAATGATGTTAAGTATTGGATTACTTTTAATGAAATTAATTGCTTGACCTTAGATATAAAAGCTTTTCAGGGAGGAGCAATACTATATGATGAAAAAGGTAATGCTGTACAGCCAAAGGAAATTCCAGAATATATGCGTTATCAGGCTTTGCATCACCAATTTGTAGCTAGTGCTAAGGTTGTAAAATTGGCTCGTGAAATTAATCCCGATTTTAAGGTAGGGTGTATGCTGGCATATATAACTCAATATCCATTGACTTGTAGACCAGAAGATATTATGTTAGCTAATGAGGCCATGCAGTTAAGAAATTATTTATGCGGCGATGTACATGTTAGAGGATATTATCCATCATTTGCTAAAACTTATTATAAAAAGCATAGGATTAATATAAAGATGGAAGATAGTGATGAACAGATTCTAAGAGAAGGAACAGTAGATTTTTGTGCCTTCAGTTATTATCAAAGTATTTGTGTAAGTACTAATCTAAATGAGGAGAGAATACAGGGTAACATATTAGATGGTATAAAAAATCCATATGTGAAGGCTAGTGATTGGGGCTGGCAGATAGATCCTGTAGGATTAAGATGGACTTTACATCAATTATATGACAGATATCAAATACCATTAATGATAGCAGAAAATGGACTTGGAGCTAATGATATTTTAGAAGAAGATGGAATAGTAAAAGATCCATATCGTGTAGAATATTTACGTTCACATATTAAAGAAATTGGGAAAGCTATCTCAGAAGGTGTAGATATCTTAGGATATACCTGGTGGGGACCAATTGATGTAGTGTCATTAGGTACTGGTGAGATGAAGAAACGTTATGGATTTATTTATGTAGATCGTGATAATAAAGGAAAAGGAACTCTAAAACGTTATAAAAAACAATCATTTGAATGGTATAAAAAGGTTATTGCAAGTAATGGAAATGATTTAGAATAA